The Syntrophobotulus glycolicus DSM 8271 DNA window TATTATTCTGGTGGTGATCGTTCTCAATGCGGTTTTGGGAGTAATTCAGGAGAGTAAGGCTGAAAAGGCGCTTGAGGCACTTCAAAAAATGTCTTCCCCCTTTGTAAAAGTGAAGCGGAATGGCAAAGTCAGAGAGGTCAAAACCGAAGAAATCGTGCCCGGAGATATGGTGATCATTGAAGCGGGAGATTATGTTCCCGCCGACCTGCGTCTTATGGAGACGGCAAGCCTGAAGGTTGAGGAGGCTGCACTTACGGGAGAGTCCCTGCCTGTGGAAAAACAAACAGCAAAGCTGGAAGAGCAGGATCTGATCCTGGGAGACCGGATTAACATGGCTTATTCGGGGAGCAGTGTAACCTATGGCAGAGGAAATGGAATCGTCACGGCCACCGGAATAAATACTGAAGTAGGAAAGATCGCCCAGCATTTGGCCAGAGAAGATACCCAAAGCACTCCATTGCAGAAAAAGCTGGAGGAAATGAGCAAATATCTGAGTGTTGGTATAATCACGGTTTCCATTGTCATATTTTTTGCGGGTATTCTTCAGGGGAGAGAATACTTTGAAATGTTTTTGACTGCTGTCAGTCTGGCGGTTGCGGCGATTCCGGAAGGTCTGCCTGCTGTGGTCACGATTGTGCTGGCTATCGGAGTACAGAAGATGGCCCGTCGCAATGCGATTATCCGCAAGTTATCGGCAGTTGAAACTTTGGGTGGGACTGAAATCATCTGCTCGGATAAAACCGGCACCCTTACTCAAAATCAGATGACCGTTAAGAAGGTATTTGTCGGCGGCAAATTGCTTGGCGGAACAGAAATTCGGGTGGAAGAGATGGATGTCCGGTTAATGATCGAGACCATGGTCTTATGCAATGATACCAAGATTTCTACAACTGATCAGAAGATTTCTCTCGTAGGTGATCCCACGGAAAAGGCTTTGGTTTCTTTCGCAGAAGAGAAGGGCTTATCTAAAGAAAAGATAGAGCAAATATTGCCCAGGGTGGCCGAAATACCTTTTGATTCAGAGAGAAAGCTGATGACGGTGATCAATAGGCATGACGGCAGATACAGGATGATGACGAAAGGCGCGCCCGATGTTCTTCTGGAAAGGTGCACAAAAGTATTCGACCGGCAAAATCCCAGAGAGTTGACGGCTGAAGATGGGGCGAGAATCATTCAAGCCAATAAAGAAATGGCTTCTAAAGCATTGCGGGTTCTGGCAGTCGCCTATAAGGATATTGATCAGATTGAGGACCCGCTCGTACCGGAAAATATTGAAGGTGAACTTGTCTTTATTGGACTCGTTGGGATGATTGACCCGTTAAGGCCTGAAGCTCTGGAGGCGGTAAAAACTTGTGCTCAGGCCGGTATCAGGCCAATCATGATCACAGGGGATCATAAAGATACGGCAGCGGCTATTGCCAAAGAGCTGGGAATGATCAAAGATGATCATGAGGTAATTACAGGTAGCCAGCTCAATAAAATGAGTGACGAAGAATTCCAGAAACAGGTAAACCAATATTCTGTATATGCCAGAGTGTCCCCGGAGCATAAGGTTAAGATTGTTGAAGCCTGGCAAAAACAAGGAAAAGTTGTGGCAATGACAGGTGACGGAGTCAATGATGCCCCGGCTCTAAAAGCTTCGGATATTGGGATTGGGATGGGGATCACCGGCACTGATGTGTCAAAAGGGGTATCCAATATGATTCTGGCGGATGATAACTTTGCGACGATTGTCATCGCAGTTGAGGAAGGCAGGAAAATTTACAGCAATATCCGCAAATCCATTCAGTTCTTATTATCTTCCAACCTGGGGGAGGTTTTCACTCTTTTTGTGGCGACCATGCTGAACTGGACGATTTTACAGCCCATTCATATTCTATGGGTCAATCTGGTAACAGATACGCTCCCCGCCCTGGCTTTAGGAGTTGAACAGGCCGAAGAAGATATTATGAAAAACAGACCGCGCAAGTCGACAAGCAGTTTCTTTTCCGAAGGTGTCGGGGTAAGCATTTTTTATCAGGGGATTTGTAAGGGCTTAATCACATTACTCATCTTTTATCTGGGATCTGTCTTCTATACCCAGGAAATTGCCATGACGATGGCCTTTGCGACTCTGGGCCTGATTCAGCTGGCCCATTCCCTCAATGTCAGATCCAACAGCAAATCAATTTTCAGAATAGGTTTATTGTCCAACCGCTACCTGATCGCGGCAATCGTTTTTTCTGCTGTAATCCAATTATTCGTGATTGTTGTTCCTTATTTTCATTCTATTTTCAAAGTGAGTTCATTAAACGCTGAGCAATGGCTGATGGTATTGCTTGCCTCGGCGGCGATTATTCCGGTGGTGGAGATTGGGAAGATGATTGCCCGGAGAAAGCCCAAACAATGATGTGAAAACAGGGAGGACTGAACATCATGAATTTATTTATGCAGCAGGCTTACAGGGAAGCAAAAACAGGAATGACAGCCGGAGAAGGAGGGCCTTTTGGCGCGGTCGTCGTTAGGGAAGGAAAAGTAATAGCGAGTGCACATAATATCGTTTTATTAACACAGGATTCCACTGCTCATGCCGAAATCGTGGCGATCAGAAAAGCTGAACGCCTTTTGGGAACACACGATCTTTCAGGTTGTGAATTATACACGACAAGCTACCCTTGTCCGATGTGTCTGGGAGCCATCATGTGGGCCAGGATTTCTAAAGTTTATTACGGGTGTACTCCGGAACAGGTTTCCAAAATCGGGTTTGATGATAAAGTCTTTTATGAAGCCATAGAAGACCCCAATGCCAGCGGTCTGATATCCCTGGAACATTCGGACAGCGGGGAATGTCTAAAGCTTTTGGCTGACTGGATCAAAAAAGAGGACCGTAAATTATATTAGGATCAGGAAAAACGGAAGATTTCGATTCAATCTGAAAGGATAAAATTACAGGTATTATGACGAGTATTGCTATTATTCTTGCCGTTATGTTCATCGGTGTGATCTTGATGATGATTGCATATGCAAGTGCTTACAGCAAAACGGAAAGGAAAAGCGGAAAGTTTAAGCGGGTCATTCTGAATATTTGCCGGAGTGCCAGCGAAAGAAAAAAAATAGAAGATGCCCTGAGGGAAAATGAGCGTTTGTTGCAGGAATGCCAGAAAGTGGCCAATATTGGCAGCTATGTTTATGACTTGACGACGATGATCTGGAGCAGCAGTACAGAACTGGAGAAAATATTTGGTATTGATCAGGAGTATCCTCATACTTTTGAAGGATGGATTGAGATCATTCATCCGGACTGGCGTGAAAAAATGAGGAAATATTATCACACAGTGATAGAAGAAAAGCTGCGCTTCGATGACGAGTATAGAATACTGCGCGTAAAAGACCGGCAAGAACGATGGGTACATGGCTTAGGTGAACTGGAATTTGATGAGCAGGGAAACCCGGTCCGTTTATTTGGTACGATTCAGGATATTACCAAGCGGAAGGACACGGAAAATGAAATTTTGCATTTGAGTTATCGTGATGTATTAACAGGCTTATATAACAGAAGATTTTATGAAGAAGAAATCAGAAGACTCAATACAGAGAGAAACCTCCCGATTTCAATCATCATGGCTGATGTGAACAGTTTGAAATTCTTCAATGACGCGTTTGGGCACCAGACAGGGGATGAGCTTCTGCAAAAAGCCGCCCTGGCAATCAAAAGCGCCTGCCGTGCTGATGATATCGTGGCCCGCTGGGGAGGGGATGAATTTGTCGTCCTTTTACCCAGAACGGATAAAGAAGCGGTGAAGGGGATTGTAAAAAGAATTAAAGAGTTCTACTCTAATCAATCCGTAAATGATTTGAGTATCAGTATTTCAGTTGGGTGGAGTACAAAGAACTCTATGGATGAAGATATTGTAAAAGTGATCAATCACGCCGAAGACTTTATGTATAAACATAAAATAGTGGAGAATGAAGGCAAGAGGGGAAATACGATAACAACGATTATCCGTACCCTTCATGAAAAAAATCCCAAAGAAGAAGAACATGCAAAGAGGGTAAGCGAAATAAGTGAGAAAATAGGAACAGCTTTAGAATTGTCTGAAATGGAAGTAAGTGAACTAAAGGTTGTCGGGCTTATCCATGATATCGGTAAAATTGCCATTGAGGAAGGGATTCTAAATAAGCCCGGAGTATTAACCGATCAGGAAATGGAAGAAATCCGCCGTCATCCGGATATTGGATTCCGAATTTTAAGTTCATCCCATGAAATGCTGGAGTTGGCCGATTGTATCCTGTCCCATCATGAAAGGTGGGATGGAAAAGGCTATCCCAGAGGGCTGGAGGGGGAGGAAATACCAAGAACGGCCAGAATCATTGCTCTGGCTGACAGTTATGATGCGATGCTCAGTGAACGTCCGTACAGAAAAACATTGAGTGAAGAAACGATGATCAAAGAAATACACAAGAAGGCAGGCACACAGTTTGATCCGGAAATTGCCAGATTGTTTGTAGAAAAAGTATTGAATAAAGCATGGCCATAAGCTTTTGATCAATTACCCATTGATCAATGGGAGAAACAATGCTATAATTTTGGTTAAACTATTTAATATGTAATCATCAAAAGTGATGATAGGGAAAAGTAAACGGTATGATTTTTTCAGGGAGGAAGCGTCATAGACTGAAAGCGCTTCTAAACGATCGGCTGTTGAAAGTTCACCCTTGAACTGCCGGGCTGAAACCTTTTGGTAAGTAGGCTGGGACGGAGACTTCCACCGTTACAGGGAAGGGGGTATAAGGAATATGATGTTCCCGTACCTGCTGAAAGAGGAGTCTGAGGACTCAATTAGGGTGGTACCGCGAAAAACACTTTTCGTCCCTTCAGGGATGAAAGGTTTTTTTATTTTGTACCGCTTGGTCAATCAAGAAATGAGGGTACTGCGGAAGGAGAAAAGATCATGAGTATGAGGTTTATAAAAAGAATTCCCGGGGCGGCGGAAATCATTAAGCAAATTCCTCTGCCCGGCCACATTAAAGAGATCAAGAAAGAAAAGGACCATCAGATCAAGAAAATTTTTGAAAACAAGGATGACCGGTTCCTTCTGATCATAGGCCCCTGCTCGGCCGACAATGAGGATTCGGTGTGCGAGTATATCAGCAGGCTGGCTAAAATACAGGAAAAGGTTCAGGACAGGATTTTCATCATTCCCAGGATTTACACCAATAAGCCCCGGACGACCGGTGAGGGGTATAAAGGAATGGTCCATCAGCCTGATCCAAGTAAAGAGCCGGATTTGTGCGAGGGCATCAAAGCGATACGCAGGATGCATATCCGTTCTCTGTCTGAATTCCATATGCCGGCGGCAGATGAAATGCTTTACCCCGAGAACTATTCCTACCTTTCCGATGTTCTGGGATATATTGCGGTGGGGGCCCGTTCGGTAGAAAACCAGCAGCACAGGCTGACCGTCAGTGGTGTTGAGATGCCGGTCGGCATGAAAAACCCGACCGGCGGGGATTTGACGGTGATGTTAAATTCGATTAAAGCTGCTCAAAGCAGTCATGCTTTTCTGTACAACGGCTGGCAGGTAGAAACCACCGGCAATACCCTTGCGCACGCCATATTAAGAGGTGCGGTCGATTCTTACGGCAGGAATATCCCGAATTATCATTATGAGGATCTGATCTTTACCGCCTCTGAATATGAAAAACACCAGCTGGCTCATCCCAGTATTATTGTGGATACCAATCATGCCAATTCCATGAAATGCTATTATGAGCAGCCGAGAATCGCGCGTGAAATATTAATGAGCCGGAAATACGACACTGCTCTGAAAAAGATGATCAAAGGTCTGATGATCGAGAGCTATCTTGTAGAAGGCAGACAGGAAATAGGTGAAAATATTTACGGAAAATCAATTACGGATGCTTGCCTGGGCTGGGAAAGCACGGAAAGATTGATCTGTTATATCGCCGAAAATGTTTAAGAATTTTTGGAAGAGATCATTGTCCTCTCTCTCCTGATATTGATGTTGGCAGATAAACTGATTTTTCGTTTTTCAACTTGACGCCAGGGTGAGGGGATATGTATATATTCTTGACACTTGGCAGGATAATATAGTAGATTTAATTGATAAGTCGGATTGTAAAGGGTTGGAAGAAATTCTGGAGGAAACATCATTTGTTTAGCCAAATTGTCATCTTATTCGTACTCATAGTATTGAATGCTTTTTTTGCGGCATCGGAAATCGCCCTGATCTCCCTGAACGACAACAAAATAAGGCTGTTGGCCGAAGAAGGGGACAAGAAGGCCCGCCAGCTGCAGCGATTATTGAGTGAACCGAGTAAGTTTCTGGCAACCATTCAAATCGGGATAACTTTAGCTGGCTTTTTAGCCAGTGCGTTTGCGGCGGAAAGCTTTTCCGGTAAGCTGGTTGATCTGATAAAAATTTTTCACTTGCCTGTCTCTGATATCCTCTTGAAAAATATTTCCCTGGTCTTGATTACGGTTATACTCTCCTATTTTACGCTTGTTTTGGGAGAGCTGGTTCCCAAAAGGCTGGCGATGAAAAAAGCCGAGCCGATTGCATTGTTTGTCGTGAGGCCATTATTGATTTTGTCTGCGGCTACATCGCCATTTATTGCTTTTTTAACGATGTCAACAAATTCTTTTGTCCGGTTGTTTGGTGTTGACCCTAATGAGGAGGAGGATCAGGTCACAGAAGAAGAAATCCGGATGATGGTTGATGTCGGTGAAGAGAAGGGTGCGATCGACGAGAGCGAAAGGCTGATGATCAATAATGTTTTTGAATTTAATAATAAGACTGCGGAAGATATTATGACTCATCGTACGGACATTTTCGCACTGCCCGTTGACGCCGATCTCAAAACAGTGATTCACTTTATCAATACAGAAAAGTTCTCCAGAATCCCGATATATCAGGATGATATCGACCATATCGTCGGAGTGCTTCACTCCAAGGATATTCTTCATTGCTTGCTGGAGGATTGTGATAAGGAGAAATTTGAGTTAAAAAAAATTATCCGCCAGCCTTATTTTGTGCCCATTTCCAAAAGGACCGATGAACTGTTTAAAGAACTGCAACGAAAGAAGGTCCATCTGGCCATCATTATTGATGAATATGGCGGTACCGCGGGAATTGTGACATTAGAAGATTTGATCGAAGAAATTGTCGGAAATATCTTTGATGAATACGATGAGGAAATCAAGGATTTTGAAAAGCTGGATGAAGACACTTGTCTGATCAACGGCACAACCAGTCTCGATGCAGTCAGTGACTATCTGGATACCGAGCTTCCGGTAGAGGAGTATGACACCTTAAGCGGCTTTGTGATCGGGCAGCTGGACCGAATTCCCGGAGAAGACGAGAGACCGGCGGTTGAATACAATGGATTTCTTTTTGAGGTAGAAGAGGTTGAAGAAAAAAGGGTGGCAATGGTCAAGGTATCTAAAATCCACCTTTCTGTATGATCATACAAAAAGGTGGATGATTGTTCCTGACAGATCGTCATTCCGGAAGAGTATAGATGAATAAAAAGGAAGTGCTTTCAGTTCGGCTGAACACACTTCCTTTCCTCATTTCACCAGGCAACAACAGTGTCGGATGTCGTCTGGGGATCAGGGTCTTTGACGATCAGAACCGCACATTCCGCCCCAACCAATACCTTTTGAGAAACGCTTCCGAGAATCGCTCCTTTAAACGGACCGTTGCCGCGGCTTCCCATAACAATTAAATCGTATTGATGATCTATGGATTCCCTGATAATCATCTGCGCGGGATTTCCGGAGGAGGTTTTCTCCGTGATACGGACATTGCTTTCATCTGCCTCTTTTCTCACGTCATGAATGATGCTTCGGCTTATTTTCTCTAATTGTTCATCTGTTAGAGAGAGACCAAACATGATATCTCCTCTTGCAGAATATTCAGGGGAAGAACAAACCTGAAGGATGGTTAGTTCTGCGTGGGAAAGTCTTGCGAGATCAAGTGCTTTTAAGTAGGCCAGTTTGGAGAATTTGGAATCATCCACAGGAACAAGAATTTTTTTAAACACAGATATTCCCCCTTTTGTTGTTTGTACAAATCCAAATCTTACATCTATCATATAATAAAATGCCAGAGCAAGCTATATTTTTCCTGAAATTTCTGAAAATTCTTTTTATACATGAAGATCAAGATCACGAATTTTGTTTTGCATTGGCAAGAAAGTGTTTTATAATGTTAATGATTGCTATTGAGAAAGGACAAGAGGAATATGGGTGTTCAGATATTAACGGACAGCACAAGCTACTTGCCAAAAGACATCATTGAGGAATTGGGGATTAATGTCGCTTCGCTTAATATTTCATTTGATGGGGAAAGCAGACGTGAAATAGATATCGATAATCAAACATTTTATCAGACAATGTCTGAACGGGGAATCCCTAAGTCATCACAGCCTTCAGCCGGCGAATTATATCACATGATGTTTTCTGCGATTGAAAAAGGAGACAGTCTTTGCTGCATATTTTTATCTTCAGAAATGAGCGGAACCTTTACCGCGGCATATACAGTTAAAGAAATGATTTTAAGGGAAAAAAAAGATGCCGAAATCGAAATCATTGATTCCAAATCCAATTCCATGCAATTGGGATTTGCGGTGATCACAGCGGCCAGGGCGGCAAAAGCGGGCAAAACGTTGAGTGAAGTGAAAGAAGCGGTTCTTCAAAACATCAAAAGAAGCCGGTTTTTGTTTATTCCGGACAGTTTGGAATACCTGAAAAAAGGCGGAAGAATCGGTAATGCAAGTGCATTGATCGGAAATTTGTTTAAAATCATTCCCATACTTACTGTGGAAAGCGGCAAAACAACGACCTTTATGAAAGTCAGAACGAAAAAAAACGCCGTCCAGGCCATGCTGGAAAAAATGATGGAGGATATCGCTAAATTTGGACTTGGAGAAGTTATTGTCCACCATATTAATTGTTGGGATGAAGCAAAAGAAATCGTCCAGGTGATTGAGCGTAGATTGAAAGTAATGGCCAAAATCATCAGCATCGGGCCAGTCATCGGCCTTCATGTCGGCCCGGGTTCAATCGGAATTGTTTATTATACCAATCAGGATATGAGGGAATGATGTACAGATGAATAAAATCATTAAGTTTTTTGAGAAAGATCAATTTGCTGCGATGTGCGGCATAAAGCTGATTGAGGCAAGGCCAGGCTATGCTCTGGCGCGGGTCAATATTTCAGAAGACCATCTGAATGCCGTCCGTATTGTTCAGGGAGGATTAATCTTTACGCTCGCTGATCTGGCTTTTGCCGCTGCGATAAATTCTTATGGGCAAGTCGCCGTTTCGATCAGCTCCAATATTTCTTATTTTAAATCGGCAAGGGGCGGTGAGCTTTTGGCGGAGGCAAAAGAAGTTTCCGTCAACCAAAAGCTTGCCAATTATGATATCGAAATATTCGATGAGAATAAAGAATTGATTGCCAAATTCAATGGCACAGCTTATATCAAAAAAGAACAGATAGATTTTGAGAAATAAATAGAGTTGAAAAGAGTGACGGTTGGATGAATGCGTTATTAATCGGCCCCGGAGCAGTGGGGCTTGGTATTGCTGCGTCTCTGCTTGATTCAGGATGGAAGCTGGATATCCTTGCGGCAGGGAAAACCAAAGAAAGCCTTGATACTTTTGGAATAATCCGTAGAGGGCTCTTTAAAGAAATAACAGTTCCGGCGGCAGAAGTAAAGACTTTCAGCACTCTCGATGAAATTCAGAATCAATATGATTTTGTTTTAGTTTGCACCAAGACGACAGCGTCTTTGGATGTTGCCGCTGAGTTAAGTCAAAATAAGCATAAATTAAAGAGACAGGGGAAAATTGTACTTTTCCAGAACGGATTTGGAAATGATGAAGTGTTTTTAGAAACCTTCTCAAAAGACCGGATTTATTCGGCCCGGATTATTACCGGGTTCAGCAGGCCGGAGCGATACATCAGCGAAGTGACGGTCCATGCCGCTCCGATACTGATCGGGAGTTTATATGGTGAAGATCTGGAGTGTATGATCCCTCTTGTAGAAGCCATTAATAGCGGAGGATTGCCTTGTGCCATAACCGAAGAGATAGAAAAAGCTTTATGGGCCAAGATGCTTTATAATTGTACGCTGAATCCCTTAAGTGCGGTATTGAACGCAAATTATGGAGAGCTTGCTGAAGATCGTCATACGATTGAAATTATGGATGGATTGATTGAGGAGATATTTCAGGTTATGAGGATCTCCGGATACAGTTCTTATTGGGATGACCCTGAAGCGTATAAAAAAGAATTTTATGAACAGCTGATTCCGCCCACATGTGATCATCGGTCTTCCACTTTGCAGGATATAGAAAAAAAGATAAAGACTGAAATTGACAGCCTGACCGGAGTGATCGTGAAGTTGGGAAATCAACATCATATTCCCGTTCCTTTGAACCAAATGCTGTTTCATCTAATTAAGGCAAAAGAAAACGCTGCTGTCAGATAAAGTTTCCAGTGAATTCCCAGATCATTGCTATACAATTGGTAACTTACTTTCCAAAAAGTGCTTACTTGTTTATCAAAATTAAAGGGATTATAGTATATAGGACAGAAATCATCCTGTAAACAGGAAACAAGGATCAGGAGGTTTTAGATATGAAGTTTAATTATAATATGCCAACTAAAATTTTGTTTGGCCCCGGAAAGCTGAATAGCTTGAAAAAAGAGAAGCTTCCCGGGAAAAAAGCATTAATCGTCATCTCGGCAGGGAATTCCATGAAAAGCAACGGATACTTGGACAGGGTCATCGAAATTCTCAATTCCAAGGGAATCAAAGCTGTAATCTTTGATCAAATCCTCCCCAATCCCGTAAAAGCTCATGTCATGGAAGGAGCAAAGATCGCTGTTCGGGAAGAATGTGATTTTGTGATTGGTCTTGGCGGCGGGAGCAGCATCGATTCGGCAAAGAGCATTGCGGTAATGGCAAAGAATCCTGGTGACTACTGGGATTACATCAGCGGAGGAACAGGAAAAGGAAAGCCTGTTGAAAACGGAGCGCTGCCGGTAGTGGCCATTACAACTACCGCCGGTACCGGAACAGAAGCTGACCCATGGACTGTAATTACAAAAGAAGACACGAAGGAAAAAATTGGTTTTGGAAATGCGGATACTTTCCCGGTATTATCTGTAGTTGACCCTGAGCTAATGCTGACCGTACCGAAGAAGCTTACCGCTTATCAGGGATTTGACGCGTTTTTTCATGCGACGGAAGGTTATATTGCCAAAATAGCAAATCCGTTCAGTGATCTCTATGCGTTAAAGAGTATCGAGCTTATTGCCCGGTACCTGCCGCGAGCGGTTAAAGACGGCAACGATCTTGAAGCACGGACACAGGTTGCTTTGGCCAACACTCTTTCAGGCTTTGTCGAGTCTACTTCCAGCTGTACATCCGAACATTCCATGGAACATGCTTTAAGTGCCTATTACCCTGATCTTCCGCATGGAGCAGGACTGATCATGTTGTCTGAGGCGTATTATACGTTCTTTGCCTCCAAAGTTCCTGAACGGTTTATTTCTATGGCTGAAGCAATGGGAGTGAATGTTGATCTTCTTCCTGAAAACGAGCGGCCAATGGCTTTTGTTCAGGCCCTGGTCAAACTTCAGCAAGATTGTGAAGTTGACGGGCTGAAAATGTCCGATTATGGGATAAAAAGGGAGGAAATAACCTTGCTGGCCGATCATGCCAGAGAGACAATGGGCGGGCTGTTTACTGTTGATCCATACAGCCTGTCGCTGGAAGAGACAACGGAAATCATGAAAAACGCTTATAAATAGTTTCCGAATGAAAAAGAGGAGAAAATGTTGAGCAAACCGGATAAAGAAGAATTTGCTTTGAATAGGCCCCTTATCCTATTAATGGCTGCCGCTGCCGGAATAGCGGTAGCCAATTTATATTATATTCAGCCCCTTCTTTCTGAAATCGCCGAATATTTCAAGGTATCCCAAGCAACCGCAGGCATGGCGGCAACTCTTACTCAGGTAGGCTATGCTCTGGGTCTTTTTTGCTTTGTGCCCCTGGGAGATATCAAAGAACGCCGTTCAACAATCGTTCTGTTTCTCGTGTTGACCTCAGCTTCATTATTATTGATGGCGCTCTCAACAAATATGAGCATGGTGTTGGTCTCTTCCCTGGGAATAGGTTTTTTTACCATTATCCCTCAGTTGATTATTCCCTTTGCCGCTCATCTGGCTAATCCCGAAGAA harbors:
- a CDS encoding iron-containing alcohol dehydrogenase, which encodes MKFNYNMPTKILFGPGKLNSLKKEKLPGKKALIVISAGNSMKSNGYLDRVIEILNSKGIKAVIFDQILPNPVKAHVMEGAKIAVREECDFVIGLGGGSSIDSAKSIAVMAKNPGDYWDYISGGTGKGKPVENGALPVVAITTTAGTGTEADPWTVITKEDTKEKIGFGNADTFPVLSVVDPELMLTVPKKLTAYQGFDAFFHATEGYIAKIANPFSDLYALKSIELIARYLPRAVKDGNDLEARTQVALANTLSGFVESTSSCTSEHSMEHALSAYYPDLPHGAGLIMLSEAYYTFFASKVPERFISMAEAMGVNVDLLPENERPMAFVQALVKLQQDCEVDGLKMSDYGIKREEITLLADHARETMGGLFTVDPYSLSLEETTEIMKNAYK